The Aedes aegypti strain LVP_AGWG chromosome 1, AaegL5.0 Primary Assembly, whole genome shotgun sequence sequence atcttggcttatagcgctaaaattgttagttgggtgtatcatttttgcttatttatgCCGCCAGATTGTGCCTGTTGACCGTgatattttcaaggatttgAATATTGAGTAAGCACAACTAAAATactattttcaatataaagcgTCACTATTTTGGCGCGTTGTTTAAGTTTCAGTTAATCGTGGtgaaaatagggtcctaaagccctgtcacaattttagtgccaaacgattaagtttaggctaagaacacatgtttactcaattttttaatgtttttcgtttgttcaaaatctataaacatttttttatgtttattttagattttgtcacacgccttggcttaaactcaaatttagagtgtattttgttttccgtgtcccttccgaaatgtcagacaggaacaaccccagtgttaaaacttcaacccctgtggtgttttttcGTCTAAGCGAACgttaaacatgatcaaaagtgtcaaggtttatTTATGGacctaaattttcaattaaagtttaaatatgatatggTTTGAGCGTGATaatttgctaaagtagttgaagtagcatgctctttcgtgttatttaataaaaacaagatttcattaaacattttaggaccctattgtactGAAATTAAGTTTCCAAAATATGTCAAATCAAACTGTTGATAAACGTCAAAGTTGTTCAATGTTTACATACCGGTATAAAAGATGGTTCACCCCAGAGGGATGACGCcccatttttttaatatgggaTTTGACAGGTTGAACTGTGCCTCCTTATCTGGAGCATAATTTATACtccagtagagtaaagtggggcaaaagttcgagtggggtaagagtttctttttaagatttccagctcaattcaaaacaaatcttataaatgtcatggtggttcgaatgctattcaagtaagagactttcaatccaaatatcataaaaatcgattgagatttggaaaagttatggctttttgttgtttttcgacgtgaatattgtaatttttggtcaaaatttcgttgcatggaaccaattgaagataaaatctttttcaatattttatgtaagggcgtttctaggcctatcataaggttgctttgaagtgtattagtttttgcatagatgcttgaaaacaatttttggcccatagtggggcaaaagttcgaatcagcggggcaaaagttcgacccatatataaaatcacggaaaaatttgcaaattgcctaaaatccacatattatcttcaaatttagttatatttgtctgatcgtgtgaaaactgtcaccaaaatttaacatttccacttagttttgcgaaaaactgctatttttgagtatattacaattaacccggttttgggcaattttttgatgaaaatttagtgtgtatttttcggcaaacttaagtttacagttggtgtaaagtatgcctgccataaaaggatcgatattttgggttttagccagcgaacttttgccccacactagattcgaactcttgccccaccggtggggcaaaagttcgaataagacaattaattttgaaactgttataactaaaaatgggtaaatattttgacacaagtttgttcaacaaaattatagccaatatgttgaagattcaatgtatggtatttgttttgtttcaactgctattgttttcctggaaactttgattataccactaaggtcgaacttttgccccaccttactctatcaaATGCCACTCACACACGTATATTTTTCAGATGTTCACCTTTTCTTATGGgaaaaaacaatacaaaacgCATGGAAAGTAACGAAATAAGCTAAAACTGTTAAATGATAATGTGCTACAGAAAACTGAATGTTTCTTAAGATAATCAAACCAAAGATAacagacaaaaaaaagtttgaatcaaaGTTTGCCGTGGTTCATTTCCCCACATTTGCACCAGCTACTTTTTTGATGTGCACATTCGTATGGGTGAGCATCGCATTCGTTTTATAAGAGACCAAAGAAAGAGAACCTCGTAGCAAACCCTTGGTTCACCCTGTATAATATATGGGTTGTTAAGTTTCGTAAAAGTACAAATAGTGATATTGTCTTACACATagcttttggaaaaataatacGATATATTATTGTACATGTATTGTTTGAAATTGCAATTTGTGTATTGTTTTACAATATACATACAAtcaaatccgtttgcgccttgcAGAGATATTGgcttttgaaaacaaccatattTTCGTAGAAAATCCCTGATAACTCTGCAACCATAAGAGTTAGAACAAGAGTTTCTTGTGCTACTGAAAGTTttaagtgctcggaacaaagttttggCAAGAaaatatcgtataaaaagttatcaagaataAACTGGTTTTTTAGGATCACCCtaaattcttcttcttatcattacgtcctcactaggacagagcctgcacctcacagttattaactgatggagctttctttgccaaagttgccattttcgcattcgtatatcgtatggcagatactatgatactatatgcccagggaattcaaggaattttccattatgaaaagatcctggaccgaccggaaatcgaacccagacacctccagcatggctttgctttgtagccgcggactctaaccattcgactaaggaaggccaccATAAATTATTTGCCTAAAAAATGATAACTTGGGCACGGACCTTGTGTAGggattagaacacacgcctctcatgccgaggacctgggatcgaatcccatctccgagatagtcacttatgacataaGAGTGATAGTGACGACttctttcggaagggaagtaaagccgttggtcccgagaagaactagcccagggctaaaaatctcgttaataaagataaagataaagaagaagataactcataaaccataagagatagcgaTTTGGTaagtagttgaaaaactgaatttagtactataccatttaattccacaagagtttgtatcatttgatatatgggttcttcggcaaagttgctccaaatcggttgttctaaaacattgtataGGTCCAAATgtgtcagcaaaaaagtttacatGCTGATCTCGTAAAACATGCGGACCACCCTAATCTCACATCACTCAAAAAATGTATTaataatatggagaaacttttccgaagacaccatatatctaaataGACGCAAACATTTTAGTCTTCCTAGATAAGGCTTTGGGGCCAATGTGCGTTTTATTGTGTTCGACccttgagatattggctgtaaAAATATAAAGGCAATTTTTCCAAGCGATGTTCACATATTTCTTTATTCAAAGTAAATTCAAATTAACTTCAAACTGTCATGAATGGCTTTCTTGCTTTATCGATTTTCTTCTCCATTTCTTGCTTCTTTCTTTCTCTTATTTCAACTTAATTTATCAAATGCAAACTTCAAAGTTTCATTAACGATTTTCTTGCTTTACCGGTTTTCTCCCCATTTCTTGCTTCTTTCTTTCTTTAATTTCAGCTTTTGCTCTCTTTTCTTCTGCTTTCTTCAACTTTTCTGCTTCTTTTTCCGTTTCAATTTCTGTTCCTTcttgttttctttttcttcgtCTAGCTTAATCTTCTTAAGAGCTCTTTTTTCCGCCTTCTCTTGCTTTATTTTCTCGGCTTCTTTGCGTTTGTTTTCCTTTAGAAGAATTTCCTGTAGCCTTTCATCCGCTGTAAGTACTGCAAATGATTTAATTTGATAGTTTATGTGCTTCGAAATGCACTTCAGATCATCCGGTGTATCCAAATAGTCCACCAAACGTAATTTTGATGGTGTAGAAGACGGATTATctgattttttgtcgctgtcatAGGTACACTGCTACCTGCATCAGGTGAACCACCTCCTTCTGAGAGCTCCATCACTTCCGTTCCCAGTTCCCGTTCAAGTTCTGCTACTTCAAAACACTTGATTTGAACTAGCGCGCTTTGCTCAGTACATGATCCGTTAGCTGCAACAGGTTAAACAGTCTCGCAATCAAGTTCTTCAAAATAGGCACCGTCTGGGTCAATGAAGTTTTCGTACTGATGCTTCGAAGCTCCAGACAACGGATTATCCTGCATCATTTCGCTGGCAGTATAGTTTTCATCTGAAAAATAGAACAGCTTTTAGGTTTCATTCAATCATCAtcaaccatcaaaaaataatatttagattgaaaaagaaaaaaacgaaaTGTAAAAtcagtgactcgctaccagccctgcaattTCGGTCGAGAATGAACACAACACCAACAAAGCTTCAAACAAAACAATGTCTAGTTGGTTCAGAAGGAAATAGATCCAATGTGGGGTATTTATAGGTGCGGTCgaagaaatattgaaatagATCACTTACCGTTCCGATCCTCCGATGGCCGAATGGACAGATCCAGTGGGGCGGAGTTCTCGGCGGACATCGTGTTGGCTGATTTACGGCGAAACTACGGAACACTTTTGCCGTCCACCACAACAGACGATAGGTgttgtttttttctgtttgacGTCTATGCTTAAATCAACACGCTAAACAAGATTCACACTTCGTTGATTACTTTCGCATAAGATGAGATCGATTAGAGTTTTGAGCAATTAtgctttttttgttgaaatcttcACAAATTTTCTGTTTCAAATACGTTTAAAATATTGTAGTGCAGATTTGCTAGAGTTATAAAATCCGTgtacaaaaatattattcttcACGGTTGTTTGcaaataccctttaatgggtaaaaaaatactcattttggAATAGCATCAATATCTGTCAGAAAGCGGGTAAATTCAGAAATGTAAAAAGGGTAAATAAATACCCATTACAGTAAAGCAACTGTAGTTTAAAAATGGGTGTTTAAAAACCCATTTATGGGTGAAAAATAGTTGGGAATCATTTATAGTAATTTGAAGCAGCTGTGCGACGCAGTCTACGCAtgcaaaattaatgaaattgtaGTTAATTGTTTGTaggttttactttttttatacaaCGTTTACCGATGAAAGGAAACAATGAAGTGGTAAGTTGTGAACTTAAACACCTTTATACATATTAACTGATAATAATCTTGAAATACGCATAATTTTCAGGTTGTCTCGTTGTTCCTGCCACCGTGCCTGTAGCTGACATGATCTACTACCAGCGACCATCGAAAGGAAGTAACTGTTGGTGcagaaacagtataaatatcttTATACATTTATCAAGCGTATAAAACGATTAATTGTATTaataaaaactattattttaattcaaatatttatttatttcataagTTATAATTTGAggttataattatttatatctATTAATCGCAAAAAGGGTAATTTTTTACCCTATTTATGCCAaaaagggtaaatttttaccctttttatgCCGTGAGAGAGATTtacaaaaagggtaaaaaaatacccattcattgacagaaaccgcttttacccgttaaagagtaaaccgtgtttactctttaaatgtggagaggcacttctagcggaaatgggtgaatttttacccattaaagggtattcgcaaactACCGTGTTTCATGAAATTCAAATCGGGGATGCGTGACAATTGCTTAGCGTGACCATAGAATACAAATGCCAGATTAGCCCTTTGCGAAACTAATATCAACACTACCACAATTACCTCTGGTGTCCTGTAAAACAGCAGGATTGTTGCCAAATTTGTTATTCCTTAAAAATACTTatattttatgttttgcttGGTATTTTGCAACTCATGCGTCACCAAATTCAAAGGAGTGAATATTAAAAGTCTTGATTTTTGTTAATACATTATTTGTTGCTTACGCACAATAGTTTTACAAGTTTTACTTAAACATTTCAATGCATTTCAAATCTGAATAATTCATTCATCAATATTAAATACAGTTTCCTGGCAACCAGTTCCAGTCACAAAAAGTAGTGGCCGAAGAACACAAAGtgcaaaacttttattttgtgaTTTCAAAACGTTAAAATTAGGTATTTTTATGTACTTTGGAAGACAAAGCATGTGTTTTTCATTGCTTTAGTGATCGGTGCatgataattataaaaaaattggaTTGGAGCTGAGAAGTGGACCCTTCAAAACGGTGAGTTTTTTCTAAGCTGTTTTTGTGTTGTTCTGTTCGGCAGCCCAAGAATGACGATGATttcgaacgattttttttcttttgatgaTAAATCCggtattttttgatattttgtgaaCAGATTTCTTTAACAAGGAAGcttgtattttaaaaaataggtTGAGAGTATTGAAGTTAACGTGTGTTGCCTAGATTAATTATATAATGGATAATAAGTGggtgttgccgaaaataccctcacggtgccgaagccatcatttaccctaattaacattctttaacgcaaaaaacttcacaacacacaattcgacaatagtttcgacaagcaacgttcatttactgcagctaacatcaatatttgtgctccattacgagtaaataaaatcgtgtgatacgatgatcaatttcacccttctgatcaattacacccgattttacggtatctaCATATTTACAAACTTACTAACTAacctctacaattcttacccatAGACTTCTCCACTGCTGGATGTGTGATGTACTTGCTCTCCACTGAATATTACGCAACGTTTTTTCCAATACGGGACCCTAATGCGTTTCGTAATGcataacaattttcagaaattgcaaaaattatgGTGAATGCATCCCAATATGAtatctgataccctcaagtggttcTCTACGAAATTGCGAAAAACAtagtacgcaactcgttgctgaaattgatttttatatcACTCGTCTTTATTCCCCCAAAACAGTTAAATTTCAACTTGTAACTAGCAAATTGTAGATTCTTAGACGCTTTAGCAATTGGATGATTAACCTTGTTCCATTGTTTCTCTTTTACAGGTTCAACCGTAACCATTCTGTGGAGTCACATTTTAACGGATCAAAACGTCTATCGATCGTCTGTTCCATcagacacaaaaaaaaacaattgcttCATCGCAAAGGTAAGCTTCCGATAGCACACAACACATGTCAAACGAAGTCAACCATCACTTTTCCGCACCCCCATCTCCACAGATTCTAGGAAAAATCGCATCAATAAACAATCATTCCAAACCCCAACCATTCACGTGCTTATTtgcctgtttttttttgtcctaCGTTTCGTTTCCAGGCTGTAAGCCGATTTGCCTCGACCAAGCTGAGTATACACGTCACTAAATCAATCGATTTACCGTCATCATCGCCTACTACTGCACAGCAGCACTCGGTATCGAaccgaaaacaaaacaaaaaacgcACAGACAACTGGGATCTAAACTGCTGAGTGGCCAGAGAAACGACGACTACGAGGATGACGCCGACTGCGATGATGATTACACAAAAACCATAGCCTGCTACCATCAACGTCATCTTCATCAACCGATTGTCATCGTTGGTCGTCATCCCAACGGCGGCGGCAGCAATCCCCCTCATACGAACTTTTTGTCTGACCGTCTATTCCAGCTTCAGGAATCAAAAATCCATGCCAGTGTTTGGCTGCCACGTGGAAAAAGTCAAACTAAGCACATAACGATGCCATAATCTAATCGAACGGTTGCTCGCACTTCTCCCGGGAGTAATGTTGAGGGAACAGAAAAACGTTTTCCGAATCGAGCGAGGGACCACTTGAACCAGGGCAACCCGTAGCGAAAATTGAATAAATATCGAGTGTACTAGAGCACACACAATCGAGTGAAGCTGTTTCTCGTTGTTGGTAGATTGCATTTTCCGGAAAATTGAATTCTGCTTCAGGAGACCGTAACTCGACTAGTATCGTCTTGAGTAGGACCCGATCGCCCCCTCCCCATCATACGAGGAATGGGGGCGTGAAGCCGGGCCCCCAATCCGGTAGCACCCTCTTTATGTATGGATCCAACGGTTTTTCCACTGCTGTCGACCTTGTTACAACAATCATCCGCGCAGGTTCTCCCCATCGGAGACGGACCGACCTCAACCGTAGCGTCCGGCGTGGCCGAAGTCGCCATCATCAATGCTACGGCTACGATCAATTTCCTAGAGTACCTCCTAACCGGTAACAGCAGTTCCGCCTCCGTTTCCGCCACCGCCATCGCTACATCACTGCCTGCCCTTGTCGATCGTCTCACTCCGACGTCGTCAACAAGCTCTCTACTCGACGAACTCGGTGGCACTTCGGAGAGCTCTCCGGCAGAGCCCGTCAATGTGCTGACGATACAGACAATCGTTATTAGCATAGTTCTCCTAGCTGTAATCATCGGAACCATCGTCGGCAATGTGCTGGTTTGCGTAGCCGTATGTCTGGTGCGGAAGCTCCGCCGACCTTGCAACTACCTGCTGGTCTCCTTGGCCATATCCGATCTCTGCGTAGCGGTCCTGGTGATGCCCCCAGCCCTACTGTACGAAGTGCTCGAAGAATGGAAGTTCGGAACCGTCTTCTGCGACATCTGGGTGTCGTTCGATGTCCTCTCCTGCACGGCATCGATCCTGAACCTCTGTGCCATCTCAGTTGACCGTTACTGGGCCATTACCAAACCGCTCGAGTATGGCGTCAAGCGAACCCCACGGCGAATGATCGCTTGCATTGTGCTAGTCTGGCTCGTGGCAGCCTGCATATCGCTCCCACCGCTTTTAATTTTAGGCAACGAACACATGACCAATGGCCAGCCGTCCTGCTCGGTTTGCCAGAACTTCTTCTACCAAATCTACGCCACCTTATGCGCGTTCTACATCCCGCTGGCGGTGATGCTTTTCGTGTACTTCCAGATATTCCGCGCCGCACGGCGGATCGTCAATGAAGAGAAACGCGCCCAAAAGCACCTGGAAACGGCCATCAATGGTTCCGCCACCACTCCGGAGAAGAAGCTCTCCGCCGGTGGAACCGTCCTGGTCGCGACCCCACAGCACAAACGCCTCCGCTTCCAGTTGGCCAAGGAACGCAAGGCTTCCACCACGCTCGGTATCATCATGTCGGCCTTCACCGTCTGTTGGCTGCCGTTCTTCATCCTCGCACTGGTGAGGCCCTTCCTCGGCGAAGATCACCACCTACTATCGTCGCTGTTCTTGTGGCTGGGCTACGCCAACTCGCTGCTCAATCCCATCATCTACGCCACCCTGAACCGGGACTTCCGGAAGCCGTTCCAGGAGATCCTGTTCTTCCGGTGCTCGAGCTTGAACAACATGATGCGCGAGGACTTCTACCACAGTCAGTACGGCGATCCGGGCTCGCAGAGGCTAGTCATGGCGGCGAACGATGGCGGCGGAGCGCGGGAGAGCTTCCTATGAGTCTAGGCGGTGGCGGTTAGGGTATTAGTAGCGCGATACGATGCGTAGGTGTGTAGATGCGACCGACGGTATCCGTCGGTCGGCCGTCGTCAGAGGACGATTTTTTTGTAATGTTTGCTTCGGATTAGGATATAGCCAGTATAGGTGTAAGTTGCAACTGTGTAGTTCGTAGGGTTGATCAGGCAGACAGACATGTCGCTTTAAACGTTTTCCGCTGGATGTCAATGTAACGCTAGTTCTACCAATATCTGCTATGAAAACTATCATGTCGCAAGCTGAACTCCAAGTGAAATTACACCAACTTGTCAACTTATAAGCGTTTGGATGTTTTTTTAGATTGCAGTTTATATGCGACGAATAGAATAGAATTGGGAAGCTCCACTGAAATCCAACAGCTTCTTATGCAGCCtacagacggtttgaccaacattgacttcgCCCCCAGGTTAGTCAAACTAATTTATGTCGATaaaaccgtttgaccgactttCAAAGTTCGTTGCAGCGACATTATAATTCATCGCATGTTTAGAATCATCTCGGCAAGTGTAaaggattttttcagtaattctcCAGGACTTACTCCAAGGCTTCGAagatcttcaaaaaatcctctaGAAGTTAGTTACATGGATTCCATCACGCATTGCCCATGAATCACATCACCCATGCCTTGAAAAACTTGTACAAGGATTCCTCAAGATATTCATTACCAGAAATTTCACCAAAGATTGCACCAGAGCTTTTGTCAGggcttcctcctaggattccttcttaaattccaccaggaatttcttcagtgattctttctagtaatttttctacaGATTTTTCGGGGATTTATCCGAAAACTCCctaagggatttcttcagtgattcatccaatgcttccttcaagaaagccaccaaaaatcctccaaagatttataAAGAATTCCTCCATCGAAACTTCAGCATTCTTTTCCtgcgattccatcaggaattcctcatgaaattcctgaaggaatcccttccAAGTAattactacagggattccatcgaaACTATACCAGATATTCCTCCCATCAAAAATCTTCTAATGATTCTTCTCGTGATTTCCCTAGGAATTGCAAcacagattcttccagaaaatccttcagtggATAAACCAAACATTCTTCCAgaatgcttcaggaattcctacacgattttctctagaaactccttcaaaaattcctacaggTAGCGATTTACTCGAGGAATTCTTACAATGATTCTacccagaatttctccaaggatccatcatggaattcctctagagattccagcaaaaatttctccaaggattgtaGCAGGAAGCCTTCAGGGATTCTAaaagaaatactgaaaaaaattacCAAAGCTTCCTCCacgggattccaccaggaatttcttaagggagATTCCGCTAGCAACTTTTTGAGAGGTTCCCTCAGTTTatcctccaggaaatcttctAGGGAACctccaataaattattttatcaattcCTCCAGTATTTGCTTCGTAGATTCTTCCTGGTATCCCTAAAGGGACTCTACGAGGGATTCAACCTGGGATTTGTTCGGGAATTACTTCAATTTATCCATCAGTTTCTTCCATTATTTCCAGAAATCTACCAAGAATTACCTTTAGAAGCTCCTCCAAgggttattttaaaaattcttcaagaaacatgtttaggaatttctccaggtaattctctgggaatttctccagtgatttctttggtggttcttccaaagatttctcaagaaatcgcCCAATGGGTTtatctacaaagttttcaaaaaaaatcttccatgctttgtttaatcctttgGGTAAATATCagaggaatccatggaggaattccgagATTTATTCcttaataaatttctggaataatcccTTAATGAATTCTGCGAAGAATCCTTCTacaaattccggaagaaatctcttgaggaattcctgtattgaaatccctttagaaattcctggaggactcccttgaaaaatttctaaaggaatctcttgaagagttCGCTAGCGAAACCCCTGGAGGAAAATACTTTTAGAATACCTTAATAAATTCCGGGAGCAATCCATAATAAATAGCCTGATGGAACCCAGAACAACCAAGGATGCATTCATGAAGGAACttatagaagaattcctgacagaacttctgaCTTAATCCTGGAAAGTGTTCATAATGTAATCTTAGAAGTATTCCTAATGCAGTTCATGGaagaacttctaatggaatccccGCAGAAACTCTTAATTAAATCTATAGAATAActgctgatgaaatccctagtaaaatggaatccatggaaaaaCTTCTGATATAATACCTGcagcacgctatgtctgaaccagacgattataaaaatcgaatgtacatcggggCTTTTCTCGGTAAagttcataatcggaaggttttaaaatatttcatcggtgaaattttgattttttccactttttagctattttttataCTAAAATCTATGAAAACCCCGTTTTTCGGCGCATTattgcccatacaaaatgtatggaaaaatttcaccgatagaatatttttaaaccttccgattatgaaaatatagaccaaataatGATCTtttgcgagaaaaaatccgatgtacattcgatttttataatcgtctggttcagacatagcgtgtgcaGGGATTGCTTATGGAATCCGTTCGAAAACTTTCAGTAATTCcaggtagaatttctggagtaatttcttatggaaaacCTGAGGGAAGTTCTGATAaagttcctagaaaaaatcctgatgtaatccctagaagaactcctgctgtaatccctggagtaacgcctaatggaatctctgaaggaactcctgacgggatccctataggaacggttgatgaaatctctggattcCTGATGCCCGGCGGAACTCCCATGAAAATACCCTGAtgtaatttcttgagaaatccctgatataatctctagaagaattccaaatgcaatctccgaaggaactccttatggaatccttagaggaacttctgaaagaaaccATGTAGGAATCCCAGGtggaatctccgaaggaactcctgatggaatccctggaagaacttctgatgtaatccctggagttaCCCCtactgaaatccctggaggaactcccaatggaatccctggaaaaaatcgtgatgcaatccctgaaggaattcttaattgaatccctggaagaactcgagatggaatctctgaaggaatttctaattTAATCCCTATtgtaactcctgatggaatccctattggaactcctgatggaatccctggaggagctcctgaagaaatccttggattcCTGATGCATGGTGGAACTCTTTATAAATTTCCAAGAAAATACCTAGAtcgaattccttgagaaaccaCTGATACAagctctagaggaattccagatgcaaaatccctagaggaacttctgaaaaaaatcctatagaaattccaggtggaatctctgaaggaactcctcatggaatccctggaggaactcaaattgaaatccctggaagaactcccaatggaatccctggaggaactcgtgATGGAATCTCTCAAGGAGCTCCTTATTGAATCCTTATTGGAACTTATGATGAAAACCCTAGAGGAGCtcatgatgaaatccctagaaaaactccTGTGGAAATACTTAGTGGagatcttgatggaatccctgaagaaaaatttgataGAATAGCTGGATGAATTCGAGGTGAAATATCTAAAAGAACTGctaataaaatccctggaggaaatccctagaagaactcctcaTGTAATGGCCAGAAGAAGACCTGATGTAATCCTTAAAAGAATTTCTTATATGATCCCTGGAGGGGTTCCGGTTGGagtctctagaggaactcctgatggaatgccaATAGGAACTCTtattgaaatttctggagggatttctgataagattcctgatggaatctgtagagaaactACTTATGAAATCCCCAATATAAATCCTGATGCATTTCCTTTtgtcctgatataatctctggagaaattccaggtgttatatctccctgaaggaactcctgatgtaagccatataggaacttctgatgaaatccctgaaggaattcctgataggatTCATGTTGGAACTCCCGATACagtccttagaagaactccttatgatatccctagaagaaatcctaatGGATTTCCTTAATGAACTCCTAATGtaatctcttgagaaatttctgatataatcgttggaggaattctgaagaaattctcgaTGGAACCTCTGTAGGGATTCGTAAAGATATTAtttaaggaactcctgatggaatcattggaggaacttcttgtgtaatccctagaagataTCCTA is a genomic window containing:
- the LOC5572158 gene encoding 5-hydroxytryptamine receptor 1, which gives rise to MDPTVFPLLSTLLQQSSAQVLPIGDGPTSTVASGVAEVAIINATATINFLEYLLTGNSSSASVSATAIATSLPALVDRLTPTSSTSSLLDELGGTSESSPAEPVNVLTIQTIVISIVLLAVIIGTIVGNVLVCVAVCLVRKLRRPCNYLLVSLAISDLCVAVLVMPPALLYEVLEEWKFGTVFCDIWVSFDVLSCTASILNLCAISVDRYWAITKPLEYGVKRTPRRMIACIVLVWLVAACISLPPLLILGNEHMTNGQPSCSVCQNFFYQIYATLCAFYIPLAVMLFVYFQIFRAARRIVNEEKRAQKHLETAINGSATTPEKKLSAGGTVLVATPQHKRLRFQLAKERKASTTLGIIMSAFTVCWLPFFILALVRPFLGEDHHLLSSLFLWLGYANSLLNPIIYATLNRDFRKPFQEILFFRCSSLNNMMREDFYHSQYGDPGSQRLVMAANDGGGARESFL